TCTTCctaaaacaatgtaaaagcCAAATTTGGCCATGTACAGAATAAATATCTCAAAGAATAAATAGCAAAGGAAACTACTGATGACCAGTAAAAAGGACTTTACAATAAACCTGTAACTCTGCTTTTCGTATACTTTTACAGAACTCTGATAAGCATCTCATATATGATGCTGTCAGTATCCATCAATACTATATTTATGCATCACAGCACCGGTACTTGTCAAACCCACTTAAAAGTGGGTGTTTCCAGTACAAACATCTGAATACCAGTTCTTTCTTTAAATGAGCCTTTAATTAGAGGGCTCCAGTGCAGCCCATTTGCCATTTAATGTATCACAGTAATTACATTAGTGACTAACATTTTGCATAGAAGCAACCCTTTGGCTGGAACCAGCCCCTTGAATCCATCAACTGTTGTCTTTCTTTATAGATCTGCACAACCGAAGAGAATCCACAATAAAACAGCACACGGTGCAGCTTCACTTTAACAACACAGCTGATATGTTGAAACTTTCTCAGATCTGAATGAATGTTGAGTAGCAGCTCAGAGCCATAAGCATACATCTCAGGGGCTGTAGCTAAGTGCTGCTACGTTCCCTTTCCCCTCACTCTGGAGGAGTAGGACAATGACGGCTGCCCAGCAGATGAACCAGAATCACACAAAGGACATTCAAATCCCTTTGATGCTTAGAGGAAGTCTGAGGTCATAAGGCTGCACGATTGTGCAACTGTAACTGCATttaaaggggtaaaaaaaaaaaaaaaaggctgtttcGATACAGAGAGAAGAAAGACTATTTACAGACCATGCGTCTCCGTTATCGACAGCTCAGTTTTTACACTATGTACAAAAGGCATGGACCCGCTCAGTTAGCACGAGCAATTCGAGAGTCGGATCCGATAAAGTTCAGCATCGTCTGGACCAGCTCAGGGAGGTCATAGTCGTGTTTCCAGCCCCAGTCTTTCCTGGCGTTGCTGTCGTCAAAATTCATGGGCCAGCTGTCAGCTGTAGAAACAAACACGGAAATATTAAGAAGTTAATATGACGACAAGGTGTCCTTCAGGTATCTGTATACCACTTTCTCATTATTGCAGAAGGCAATTGCAGAAAGGGCAGCTTAAGGTGCCATTCTACATACAGTTTACACAATCAACGTGTCATTTACCATGTGAATGAACAATAGTGTGTTATATTGTACACACGGCCCCACCCAGTTTGTCGGAGTGGCATCTCTTACCTATTGCCTGTCGAACGTGGTCCACTTTATAGGTGACCTGCATGTCAGgcagctgcttttggacctcgGCAACCAGCTCCTCAGGCATGAAGCTCATGGCATTGATGTTGTATGTCCGCATGGAGAGGGATTCTGCCGGGGCCTCCATCACCTCCAGCGTAGCACGCAGGCAGTCGTCTATGTACATCATTGGCAGGCGCGTGTCTGGCTTCAGATTGCACTCGAACTTGCCCGTCTTGACTGCATCATGGAAGATCTGCACAGCATAGTCTAGGATGAGATAGAAGATTAGACTGGGAATTTAGCAGGGTATAAGTGTGTGAGCTTTCCCAGCAATCAAAGCACTTTCAAAGATGACCACtctgcacgcgcgcacacacacacacacacacacactatatatgcAAGTTCAGCTCAAAGGAATCAAATGGTCCTGAACTCTTCCAACGCTACACTCAGCTGTCTCACCTGTGGTTCCACCACCAGGCTGGGAATCAGCAGAGATGATGCCTGGGTAACGCAGACAGCGGAAGTCCAGGCCATACCTGTGATGGTAGTACTGCAGACAGAGAGAAGGTGGCCAACAGTAAGAGTCCTGCACAGGCAGCTaggcatttacattcattcatttagcagacatgtttctccagagcgatgtacatctcatagaaaatattacCTTAGAGCACTTCCTCAGGATTaaaaacactacaaagagtCTACTCTCACCTCCCCCATGAGCTCAGCATGAACCTTGGAGACACCATAGATTGTGCGAGGACGCTGCACACACAGGTCGGGGGTAGGATTCCTGGGCGAGGAGGGGCCGAATGCTCCAATGGTGCTGGGGACAAACAAGCGCAGGCCATGCTCTGCTGCAATGTCCAGGATGTTGTGCAAACCTGAAGACAGAATCCATGAGCTCTGGTTATTCAGAGTTTCCCAGCTCCAAATCAAGGCCCGTATAGCTCGGACCACTGAAATTTCACTCTAAGCGTACTAATCTCATTAATGTACAACACGTTTGTCATCGAGCCTGTTATAGATAGACGCAGTCATGTGAAGCGACAGGAGCATTCCTTACCAGTGATGTTCACCGAGCGGGCTAGGGACACATTAGCCTCCCCGACCGCGCTGAGGAGCGCGCTATAGTGGACCAGCCAGGTGATGCGGTTGTTCACAACTATCTCGCGTAGGTTCTTGTAGTCCAAGATGTCCGAGTAGATGAATGGACCTTTGCGGTGCAAAACAGCAACGATTCACTGATAAACCCTGGTCATGGCCATCGCTGAGCATTCAGAGTATAAGGTTGCCTCTACAGTTGCGTGTAATATTGCACAGACTTGTTTGTGGGTCTGCAGAGATTTGTTCATAAGTAAAACCTGTATTAAGTCCACTCACCACTATGAAAAACATGACTGGGTGGTTTTCTGATATCTGACAGAATGACATTGTTGTTTCCAAACCGCTTCCTGCAAAGCATAACATCAAACAAAGCTCACAACACAAATCAAAGAAAGTCATCTTGGTCAAACACAGTGTGCGAGAGTGTTCcggcaaatatttacatttatctgacgctttcctccaaagtgacttacagtgttaagctacttacaattatttattgatttatacagctgggcaattttttttttctggagggtaagtatcttgctcaagggtactccagctggaggtgggaattgaacctgtgacctttgagtccaaagacagcagcactaaccactaagCTTCCAGTATTGAAACCCcctaaacaaacattttaacccctcaaacacacacaagctaaATGGTAATCCACATAATATACACCGGGAGTAATTTCATATGTATTTAGGACATTTTAAGGGTATGTAAAAATACAGAGCGCAAACAATTGAAATCTTTTGGTGTTCCAATAAAGTTTGAAGGCATGAACCTTACCTCAACAGGTTAGCAAGCCCTACCCCAAGCTGTCCAAGGCCCCCTGTAAGGAGAAAAATAGGGGTTAATACAAGCTTAGCATAGATCAAGTGTTTTCCAAAACAATACAGTGTGGGCAATATGGGCAATTCCTTGGATTGCCATAAGCATCAGAAGTTATATGCAGAAAGCCTTTGACTGTCTATTTCAGGCCGGCAGGTCCAAACGTGCTTGGCACGCAAACATACCGGTGATGAGGACTTTAGGGTGGTCCGTCTCAGAAAAGGAGACGGAGTGAAAGCTGGCGTCTGACGTGACTTGGCGGGGAGAGAAGCTGATGTGGCGCACAGCAACGGTCAAGGGCTGACACCCACATCCAGAGCCCTGGAGGGCCTGTTTGGCCGCATTGCTGAGGGCTCTAACGACAGGCATCTCGAAAGACCTGTGAAAGGCAACATAAAAGTTCGGGGAGAAACAGGTACATCTAAACATATACATCCATTCTCTACATTTGAAAGAGAGaccttgaaatttaaaaaaaaaaaagagaaccaaGCACAGCTCTCTATTAGACTCAGcgttttctgcttcttttgtaCCATTTAAGGCACCTTGAATACAGAGATCATATTCCGTTGCATTTGTCAGAACTGCTTCTGTTTTCAGCACATTCTCCGCATCCAGCTAGAATGGCCATAAGTGTGGCTACAGACAAGGTGAAAGGCCAAGTGTGATGTAAATCAGGACCCGCAGTGCATTTAAGATCGCTCAAGGGTGACAAGGGGGGAGGATCTGCTGGATCGCAGGGGATCGCAAGCGCTCCCCGTGTACCCCACCGAGGGGAAGGGGCACTGGACCCCGATGGAGCGCAACTCAAGATGACAAGTGAAAaagcagctggggggggggaagactGACTGTGATAACCTGGTGACTACTACGTTTCACTGAGAAACGGGTTTCGCCAGTAGTTTTACCACAGTGTTTTAAGAGAAATGCTCACATTACTCATCGAGTTGCTTGGACTTAGTGGAGAAACAGGACTTTGAAACGTTAGCTATAGgttcataaatacacacagcacaACATCTACTGTTCCAGGAGTTCAGACTATTACAACGGGAAGGTTATTATTTACTACAGCAAAAACCCCCGTGTTCGACGTATGTAAAAAGAAGACAAAGTTCTTTTCCAAGTTTAAGCACGGGAACACCGAGTTTCCAGCCCAAGCGCTGCCCCTgagggaggggtggggagaGTCGGGGGGGTTCCATGACTCCTCCAGCTAACCTCAGCGTATTTATAGGGCCCGGCCTTCGTTTTCAGCCAATAGCAGGGCAGCGCGCGGGAGTGGGTGTGGCCACGGCCAAGACACAGCGTGACTGTCCGCTTTGTAGCAATGGTTTCCAAATACCTGACCATATCCCTACGGTCCACTTCgctgtaattctttttttttttttgttgttgaaagagttaaatattaaacagtGGGCAAATACAGTGTGTACTCTAAAGGAAGAAGgaacaacatttaaaattatagtCCATTTCAGATCCATTTTTAAATTCGCCCTCGGCTGGATTGAGGCGATTACGTAGAAGCGATTTCTATATCCAGTCTAACTGGACAGCCAGGAAACCGCTGTGAAccgctacttacactgaacaCTGTCTTCTATCGAAAATACGCGGTCATGTCGGCAGACACACCACCTCTACGTCGTCTCCGTTTGCCCAAGCTACCATTTGTCTTTTTACACAatataaatgcaagaaaaataacatattttacaataaaaccTTTACAGTGCACCCTAAACTGAGTGAGGCCATGAAAAACGCtt
This genomic window from Scleropages formosus chromosome 1, fSclFor1.1, whole genome shotgun sequence contains:
- the tdh gene encoding L-threonine dehydrogenase encodes the protein MPVVRALSNAAKQALQGSGCGCQPLTVAVRHISFSPRQVTSDASFHSVSFSETDHPKVLITGGLGQLGVGLANLLRKRFGNNNVILSDIRKPPSHVFHSGPFIYSDILDYKNLREIVVNNRITWLVHYSALLSAVGEANVSLARSVNITGLHNILDIAAEHGLRLFVPSTIGAFGPSSPRNPTPDLCVQRPRTIYGVSKVHAELMGEYYHHRYGLDFRCLRYPGIISADSQPGGGTTDYAVQIFHDAVKTGKFECNLKPDTRLPMMYIDDCLRATLEVMEAPAESLSMRTYNINAMSFMPEELVAEVQKQLPDMQVTYKVDHVRQAIADSWPMNFDDSNARKDWGWKHDYDLPELVQTMLNFIGSDSRIARAN